Proteins from one Paenibacillus amylolyticus genomic window:
- a CDS encoding opine metallophore biosynthesis dehydrogenase: MSNFQRILILGTGPASIQLAVTLKIHLNCCIGLTGRQSVRSASVFAALEQSNGRVQVSIQNEKHQPLAGECFVDHVFNGYDTIEGEWDTLILAVTTDAYIDVLEQMNEEFTKQLKCIILVSPTFGSNRQVNHYMKERNAAPEVISFSTYLGDTRWMHEYASNHVITTGVKKKVYVGSTHYPSEQVSRLCQVYERLEVALEVMQSPLEAETRNISLYVHPPLFMNDFSLEAIFGASHIQKYVYKMYPEGPITQVLIREMRAQWQEIMNITDRLHIQGVNLLQFMTDDNYPVRLESISRQDIENFNQLQVIHQEYLLYIRYTSLLIDPFSEPDSAGKYFDFSAVPFRQTFMNREAELDIPRMPKEDYYRIKIIQGIARHLDVSCPTIDQFIARYEAKLQEVADAHPNQRLSNAFVIQSFDEDIRMICTGLSSNRV; the protein is encoded by the coding sequence ATGAGCAATTTTCAGCGAATTCTGATCCTCGGAACCGGCCCTGCCTCCATTCAGCTTGCGGTAACGCTCAAAATTCATCTTAACTGCTGCATAGGCCTTACGGGGAGACAATCGGTTCGTTCAGCGTCCGTATTTGCAGCCCTCGAACAGAGCAATGGGCGTGTTCAGGTCAGCATTCAAAATGAGAAGCATCAACCGTTGGCAGGCGAATGTTTCGTTGATCATGTGTTTAATGGATATGACACTATTGAGGGAGAATGGGACACACTCATTTTGGCTGTCACCACCGATGCATATATCGATGTTTTGGAACAAATGAATGAAGAATTCACCAAACAACTGAAATGTATCATTTTGGTTTCGCCAACGTTCGGTTCGAATCGTCAAGTGAACCATTATATGAAAGAGCGGAATGCAGCGCCGGAAGTGATCAGTTTCTCTACCTACCTCGGAGATACCCGTTGGATGCACGAATATGCGTCCAATCATGTGATCACAACCGGGGTGAAGAAAAAGGTCTATGTCGGTTCTACTCATTACCCGTCTGAACAGGTTAGCAGGCTATGCCAAGTGTATGAGCGTTTGGAGGTTGCGCTGGAAGTGATGCAATCTCCATTGGAGGCGGAAACGAGAAATATATCGTTGTATGTACATCCGCCCTTGTTTATGAACGACTTCTCATTAGAAGCCATCTTTGGGGCATCGCATATTCAGAAATACGTATACAAGATGTATCCCGAAGGTCCAATAACACAAGTGTTGATTCGGGAAATGCGGGCACAGTGGCAGGAGATTATGAATATTACGGACCGACTCCATATCCAGGGAGTGAACCTGCTTCAATTTATGACGGATGACAATTATCCGGTTCGATTAGAGAGTATATCACGCCAGGATATCGAGAATTTTAATCAGTTGCAGGTCATTCATCAAGAGTATTTATTATACATACGGTACACCTCACTATTGATTGATCCATTCTCGGAACCCGATTCGGCAGGCAAATATTTCGACTTTTCAGCGGTACCGTTTCGTCAGACGTTCATGAACCGCGAAGCAGAATTGGACATCCCACGGATGCCCAAGGAAGATTATTATCGCATCAAAATCATTCAAGGCATCGCCAGACACCTCGATGTAAGCTGCCCAACGATTGATCAATTCATCGCCAGGTATGAGGCGAAGCTTCAGGAAGTAGCTGATGCACATCCAAATCAGCGCTTGTCCAATGCCTTTGTGATCCAATCCTTTGACGAGGATATCCGCATGATCTGCACCGGACTTTCGAGTAATAGGGTCTAA
- the opp1B gene encoding nickel/cobalt ABC transporter permease, with product MGSYIVKRILLTIPLLIIISFITFVLINLSPLDPAVVVLQAQEVPQITDELIAQTNQALGFDQPFMIQYANWVMAVVQLDFGTSYVSGEPVWSLIGPAFMNTLKLTLVSSVFIIALSILLGVTCAMREGKLLDRSVRGISFFLTAMPSYWLAAMMIWYFSVKLDLLPTSGMDSYRSYILPVIVITVSYTGIYFRTVRSSMLSNMNEDYVLYARASGLSERKVTLHILRNSLQVAVSIFCMAIPIVLGSTVVIENVFAWPGLGRLSVRSILSRDFPIIQAYVLMLAVTFVLFNTLSDIINAAMNPRLRKEC from the coding sequence ATGGGAAGTTATATCGTCAAACGGATTCTGTTAACCATCCCTTTACTGATTATCATTTCATTTATAACGTTTGTTCTGATTAATCTATCTCCGTTGGACCCGGCGGTTGTTGTGTTACAGGCCCAGGAAGTTCCGCAGATCACGGATGAACTGATCGCCCAGACCAACCAGGCATTGGGGTTCGATCAGCCGTTCATGATCCAGTATGCGAACTGGGTCATGGCTGTTGTGCAATTGGACTTCGGCACCTCTTATGTATCTGGTGAACCCGTATGGTCACTAATAGGTCCGGCTTTTATGAACACATTGAAGTTAACGCTGGTCTCATCGGTATTCATTATAGCGTTGTCCATTCTGCTGGGGGTGACCTGTGCCATGAGAGAGGGCAAGCTGCTGGATCGATCGGTCAGAGGTATTTCCTTTTTCCTCACAGCCATGCCATCCTACTGGCTTGCAGCCATGATGATCTGGTATTTTTCCGTCAAGCTGGACCTCTTACCTACCAGTGGCATGGACTCGTATCGAAGCTACATTCTGCCGGTGATTGTGATCACAGTGAGTTATACCGGCATCTATTTCCGAACGGTTCGAAGTTCCATGCTGAGCAATATGAATGAGGACTATGTGTTATATGCACGGGCAAGCGGTCTGAGCGAGAGGAAAGTTACCCTGCATATTCTAAGAAATTCATTACAGGTGGCGGTGTCCATCTTTTGCATGGCGATTCCGATTGTGCTTGGCAGTACGGTGGTTATCGAAAATGTATTTGCCTGGCCCGGACTCGGGAGGCTCAGCGTGAGATCCATTTTGAGCAGGGATTTTCCCATTATTCAGGCGTATGTTCTGATGTTGGCTGTCACCTTTGTCTTGTTTAACACATTATCCGACATCATTAACGCGGCGATGAATCCCCGATTGAGAAAGGAATGCTGA
- the opp1C gene encoding nickel/cobalt ABC transporter permease, translating to MRILKNWSKDKLAMTSLVVIIATLMVGILAPLIAPHDPGQVNMKLRYASSSWAYLLGNDHLGRRVLSRLIYGIRPSVLWVLVALSLSVLIGTIVGFIAGYFKGKVDAWIMRVCDIMLSFPGYVMTLAVVGILGAGLENILIAFVCMKWAWFARVIRTSVMQFSDMDYVKFAKATGTPNLRIITKHIVPVAFADIAVIASGSMCSMMLQISGLSFLGLGIQAPHAEWGMMLNEAREVMFSRPELMLAPGLAIVVVVSAFNFLSDALQVALDPKLMNSQGKADKSYESEVRKTAYEYSRG from the coding sequence ATGCGAATACTGAAAAATTGGAGCAAAGACAAGCTTGCCATGACCTCTTTGGTGGTGATTATCGCCACGCTTATGGTGGGCATTCTCGCCCCTCTTATAGCGCCGCATGATCCTGGACAAGTAAACATGAAGCTTCGTTATGCTTCCTCGTCCTGGGCGTATCTGTTAGGCAATGATCATCTGGGCAGACGTGTATTATCCCGGCTTATCTATGGCATCCGTCCAAGTGTGTTATGGGTTCTGGTTGCGCTGAGCCTTTCTGTTCTGATCGGAACCATTGTGGGATTCATCGCGGGTTACTTCAAGGGGAAAGTGGATGCATGGATCATGAGGGTCTGTGACATAATGCTGTCCTTTCCCGGATACGTGATGACACTGGCGGTGGTCGGCATTCTGGGTGCAGGATTGGAGAATATTTTGATTGCCTTTGTCTGCATGAAATGGGCCTGGTTTGCCCGCGTGATTCGCACCTCTGTGATGCAGTTCTCTGATATGGATTATGTGAAATTTGCCAAAGCTACCGGCACACCCAATCTGAGAATCATAACGAAACATATTGTTCCGGTTGCCTTTGCCGATATTGCCGTCATTGCGAGCGGTTCCATGTGTTCAATGATGCTGCAGATCTCCGGTCTTTCCTTCCTGGGGCTTGGCATTCAGGCTCCGCATGCGGAGTGGGGCATGATGCTCAATGAGGCGAGGGAAGTCATGTTCTCCAGACCTGAATTGATGTTGGCACCGGGACTGGCTATTGTGGTGGTCGTGTCTGCTTTTAATTTTCTATCGGATGCCCTTCAAGTGGCTCTGGACCCCAAATTGATGAACTCTCAAGGGAAGGCTGACAAGTCTTACGAAAGTGAGGTGAGAAAAACCGCTTATGAATATAGTCGAGGTTGA